In Acipenser ruthenus chromosome 6, fAciRut3.2 maternal haplotype, whole genome shotgun sequence, the following proteins share a genomic window:
- the insm1b gene encoding insulinoma-associated protein 1b has translation MPKGFLVKRNKKSASVSYRIRCDEDDKDHMKALQNQNSSSPPVSVSSSPDRVAASPNSTADSPAAAAEDVKPIQFGNPDSVCLALYSPTRPISKEHGRTFFERSFNLGSPISAESFPTPGVLATLDQFLFAPVDLKIGSSNSNQSRAVSSILPATIRTPNKRPLSDPERKSKPSVKKPKPIRKLHFEDEVTTSPVLGLRIKEGPVDLKPRPLSGGGNKPLGEFICQLCKEEYADPFSLAQHKCSRIVRVEYRCPECDKVFSCPANLASHRRWHKPRPQNPTTIPTALSGKPDSAKVPSGNLKAMPEDIKETRTENANDRETPSPGLSESGSEDGLYDCNQCGKRFKRQAYLRKHLLGHQALQNKTNKDRVMYPSFPDVESGENHNQMSTSVETQSQTPINLSSMECHLCPVCGETFPSRASQERHLRLLHSSQVFPCKYCPATFYSSPGLTRHINKCHPSENRQVILLQMPVRPAC, from the coding sequence ATGCCCAAAGGTTTTCTcgtgaaaagaaacaaaaaatcagcGTCTGTTTCATACAGGATCCGCTGTGATGAGGACGACAAGGACCATATGAAGGCGTTGCAGAACCAAAACAGCTCATCTCCACCTGTCTCTGTCTCATCCAGTCCCGATCGCGTTGCTGCATCACCAAACTCTACTGCTGACTCTCCCGCTGCCGCTGCGGAGGATGTGAAACCGATCCAGTTCGGTAACCCGGATAGCGTGTGCCTGGCTCTCTACAGCCCCACCCGCCCTATCAGCAAAGAACACGGAAGGACATTTTTCGAGAGAAGTTTCAACCTGGGCTCCCCGATATCTGCCGAGTCCTTCCCAACCCCTGGGGTTCTCGCCACCTTAGACCAGTTCCTCTTTGCCCCTGTGGACTTGAAAATCGGTTCCAGCAACAGCAACCAAAGCCGTGCCGTCAGCTCCATCCTCCCTGCTACAATCAGAACCCCAAATAAAAGACCTCTGTCAGACCCTGAGCGCAAAAGCAAACCCTCTGTAAAGAAACCCAAACCGATCAGGAAACTTCATTTCGAAGACGAAGTCACTACATCCCCGGTCCTGGGTCTCCGGATCAAGGAAGGACCGGTTGATCTAAAACCAAGGCCACTGTCAGGTGGAGGGAACAAACCTTTGGGGGAATTCATCTGTCAACTGTGCAAAGAAGAGTATGCCGATCCCTTCTCACTAGCCCAGCACAAATGCTCCAGGATCGTCAGAGTAGAGTACAGGTGTCCAGAATGTGACAAGGTATTCAGCTGCCCTGCAAACCTGGCATCCCACCGGCGCTGGCACAAGCCCAGACCCCAAAACCCAACCACAATACCCACAGCTCTGAGTGGCAAGCCTGATAGCGCAAAGGTGCCATCTGGTAACCTTAAAGCCATGCCAGAAGACATAAAAGAGACCAGAACCGAAAACGCAAACGATCGGGAGACGCCCAGCCCGGGCTTATCTGAATCGGGTTCAGAGGATGGCCTTTACGATTGCAACCAGTGCGGGAAGAGGTTCAAACGCCAGGCTTACCTGAGAAAACATCTCCTGGGACACCAAGCCCTACAGAACAAGACCAACAAAGATCGCGTCATGTACCCGTCCTTTCCAGATGTAGAGAGCGGCGAGAATCACAACCAGATGTCCACCTCTGTGGAAACGCAAAGCCAAACTCCCATCAATCTGAGTTCCATGGAGTGCCACCTGTGCCCCGTCTGCGGAGAGACCTTTCCCAGCAGAGCGAGTCAAGAGCGCCACCTTCGCCTTCTGCACTCCTCCCAAGTCTTTCCGTGCAAGTACTGCCCGGCCACTTTCTACAGCTCCCCGGGTCTTACAAGGCACATCAACAAATGCCACCCATCAGAAAACAGGCAAGTCATCCTTCTTCAAATGCCTGTCCGTCCTGCCTGCTAA